One window of Medicago truncatula cultivar Jemalong A17 chromosome 2, MtrunA17r5.0-ANR, whole genome shotgun sequence genomic DNA carries:
- the LOC11445848 gene encoding probable purine permease 11: MEMDQEPHLQSSDNIKVPNSDINIIVTQQLQDPRSKDYRWWFRVILYIIFLLVGQSSSLLLERLYYDKGGKSKWMISFVQSAGFPLLLPLIFYFKPHDQFKNMFSNDNSSIIKPNFFALYLGFGLLVEGVYLMYSYGLVYLPLSTFSLICSTELAFNALFSFFLNSQRFTALIFNSVFLLTISTSLLAVDSISEDSTDLHREKYILGFLFTLCACAAFALYLALVQYSFEKIIKRETFSAILDMQFYPSFIATCACVVGLFASGEWKILEKEMEEFANGKKSYIITLVCCSVTWQICYIGILGLVFEVSSLFANIIGSLVLPLVSILAVLFFHDKIDGVKSIALIIAIWGFFSYIYQNYLDDKKAKEDKVIPLEVSSDVIEI; encoded by the exons atGGAGATGGATCAAGAACCACATCTACAAAGTTCAG ATAACATAAAAGTGCCCAACTCAGACATAAATATAATTGTCACTCAACAACTTCAAGATCCAAGATCAAAAGATTATAGATGGTGGTTTCGTGTAATCCTCTACATAATTTTCCTTTTGGTAGGCCAATCTTCTTCCCTTCTTTTGGAAAGGTTATATTATGACAAAGGTGGTAAGAGCAAATGGATGATATCATTTGTTCAATCAGCTGGATTTCCCTTACTACTCCCACTCATATTTTACTTCAAACCACATGATCAATTCAAAAACATGTTCAGCAATGATAATTCCTCCATAatcaaaccaaatttttttgCCCTATACTTAGGTTTTGGTTTACTTGTAGAAGGGGTTTACTTGATGTATTCATATGGGCTTGTATATCTTCCTCTTTCCACTTTTTCTCTAATATGCTCAACTGAATTAGCCTTCAATGCattattctctttcttcttgAATTCTCAAAGGTTTACAGCATTAATATTCAATTCTGTATTCCTCCTTACCATATCAACTTCATTGCTTGCCGTCGATTCCATTTCTGAAGACTCAACGGATCTTCATAGAGAAAAATACATACTTGGTTTCCTCTTCACTCTTTGTGCATGTGCTGCATTTGCATTATATCTCGCCCTTGTGCAATATtcttttgagaaaattataaaaagagaaacatTTTCTGCAATCTTGGACATGCAATTTTACCCATCCTTCATTGCTACTTGTGCTTGTGTTGTGGGATTGTTTGCAAGTGGAGAAtggaaaattttggaaaaggaGATGGAGGAATTTGCAAATGGAAAAAAGTCCTATATAATCACTCTAGTGTGTTGTTCAGTGACATGGCAAATATGTTACATTGGAATTTTAGGGTTAGTATTTGAGGTATCTTCACTATTTGCAAATATAATAGGTTCCTTGGTACTACCCTTGGTTTCAATTCTTGCTGTTTTGTTCTTCCATGACAAGATTGATGGGGTCAAATCTATAGCCTTGATAATAGCAATATGGggatttttttcatatatttatcaaaattatttagACGACAAAAAAGCCAAGGAAGATAAAGTTATTCCCCTTGAGGTTTCAAGCGATGTGATAGAAATTTGA
- the LOC11443835 gene encoding GDSL esterase/lipase At5g45920 — translation MTKRPQIYLFGDSITEESFDVGGWGASLSNFFSRTADVVLRGYSGYNTRWVLKVLERVFPVSQGGDSGTETAPIALTVFFGANDACLPNRCSAFQHVPLHDYKENLCSIVSFFKKRWPTTKVILITPPPIDEVARLRYPFENNPEGLPERTNEAAGEYARACITVATECHIPYIDLWTKMQQFPDWKKVYLSDGLHLTNGGNQLVFEEVIKKLRDEGLSLESIPVDLPLVSDIDPNDPLKAFL, via the exons ATGACTAAGAGGCCACAAATATATCTTTTTGGTGACTCAATCACTGAGGAATCCTTTGATGTTGGAGGATGGGGTGCTTCTCTTTCCAACTTTTTCTCACGCACA GCAGATGTGGTGCTCAGAGGGTATAGTGGGTACAACACGAGGTGGGTGTTGAAGGTGTTAGAAAGGGTTTTCCCTGTGTCACAAGGCGGTGACAGTGGAACCGAAACTGCTCCGATTGCTTTGACTGTTTTCTTTGGGGCTAATGACGCTTGTCTTCCCAATAGATGCTCTGCTTTTCAACATGTCCCTCTACATGATTACAAGGAGAACCTTTGCTCCATTGTCTCCTTCTTCAAG AAGCGATGGCCGACAACTAAAGTCATCCTCATAACTCCCCCTCCCATTGATGAAGTTGCACGACTTAG ATATCCATTCGAGAATAATCCAGAGGGTCTTCCTGAAAGGACTAATGAAGCTGCTGGTGAATATGCTAGAGCATGCATTACGGTGGCCACCGAATGTCATATTCCTTACATTGATCTCTGGACCAAAATGCAACAGTTCCCTGACTggaaaaaagtttatttaag TGACGGTTTGCATCTAACTAATGGAGGGAATCAACTTGTATTTGAAGAAGTAATAAAAAAGCTGAGAGATGAAGGTTTGAGTCTAGAATCTATTCCAGTTGATCTCCCCCTTGTATCTGATATTGACCCTAATGACCCCTTAAAGGCATTTCTGTAG
- the LOC11442912 gene encoding GDSL esterase/lipase At5g45920, which yields MTTTRPKIFLFGDSITEDSFSVGGWGASLANHFSRTVDVVLRGYSGYNTRWALKVLERVFPVSKCDGTETDPVALTVFFGANDACLPNRCSGFQHVPLHEYKENLCSIVSFFKKRWPTTHIVLVTPPPIDEEARLRYPYVDNPEGLPERTNEAAGEYARACIAVANECRVPVIDLWTKMQQSPDWKKNYLSDGLHLTNGGNQLVFEEVIRKLRDEGLTLESMAVDLPLIGDIDPNDPLKAFLYSNMMM from the exons ATGACCACGACAAGGCCAAAGATTTTTCTTTTCGGTGATTCAATCACTGAAGATTCATTCTCTGTTGGAGGATGGGGTGCTTCTCTTGCCAACCATTTCTCTCGCAcg GTTGATGTAGTGCTAAGAGGATATAGTGGTTACAACACAAGGTGGGCGTTGAAGGTTTTGGAAAGGGTTTTCCCTGTGTCAAAGTGTGATGGAACAGAAACTGATCCTGTTGCTTTGACTGTTTTCTTTGGGGCAAATGATGCTTGTCTGCCTAATAGATGTTCTGGTTTTCAGCATGTTCCTCTACATGAATACAAGGAGAATCTTTGCTCCATTGTCTCCTTCTTCAAG AAGCGGTGGCCAACTACTCATATTGTCCTCGTAACTCCTCCTCCCATTGATGAGGAAGCACGGCTTAG ATATCCGTATGTGGACAATCCAGAGGGTCTTCCTGAAAGAACAAATGAAGCTGCTGGTGAGTATGCTAGAGCATGCATTGCTGTGGCCAATGAATGTCGTGTTCCTGTGATTGATCTCTGGACCAAAATGCAACAGTCACCTGACTggaagaaaaattatttaag TGACGGTTTGCATCTCACTAATGGAGGGAATCAACTTGTGTTCGAAGAAGTAATCAGAAAACTGAGAGATGAAGGTTTGACTCTAGAATCTATGGCAGTTGATCTCCCCCTTATAGGTGATATTGATCCTAATGACCCACTGAAGGCATTTCTGTATAGTAACATGATGATGTAG
- the LOC11441838 gene encoding THO complex subunit 7A, translating into MQGRVRKVSARGEPVAANYAFGPSIDDVIIKHRLLTRTTTTRGEPPLKKLQKKFTSFVSEVDKDEDNYNDCEKLARAFLQELTTFEIPLLKSKAIVEANVREKDNFNELKDEMNRQIAQAQVDIEDLKKQLEESKVERRHKEECEAIRKLIAVQPPRSETQKVLSELEKEIAALDAENTAGSRLLELRKKQFSLLLQVVDELQNTIEEDQKSLVEEMRLATEELKNGMEDASGGSDAMAVDH; encoded by the exons ATGCAGGGAAGAGTGAGGAAGGTTTCAGCTCGTGGTGAACCGGTAGCAGCAAACTACGCATTCGGTCCTTCAATAGACGATGTAATCATTAAACACCGGCTTCTAACCCGAACAACAACAACTCGAGGCGAACCACCATTGAAAAAGCTTCAAAAGAAGTTCACTTCTTTCGTTTCTGAGGTAGACAAAGATGAAGACAATTACAATGACTGTGAAAAGCTTGCAAGAGCTTTTTTGCAAGAATTGACTACTTTTGAGATACCCCTTTTGAAGAGTAAAGCGATCGTTGAAGCTAATGTTAGAGAGAAGGATAatttcaatgagttgaaagaTGAAATGAATCGACAGATTGCGCAGGCGCAGGTTGATATTGAGGATTTGAAGAAGCAGTTGGAGGAGAGTAAGGTTGAGAGAAGGCATAAGGAGGAGTGTGAGGCTATTAGGAAGTTGATTGCTGTGCAGCCGCCGAGATCCGAGACGCAAAAGGTTTTGAGTGAGTTAGAGAAGGAAATTGCGGCGTTGGATGCTGAGAACACTGCTGGTTCGAGATTGTTGGAGCTGAGGAAGAAGCAGTTTTCACTTTTGTTGCAAGTG GTGGATGAGTTGCAGAATACAATAGAGGAAGACCAAAAGAGTCTAGTCGAGGAGATGAGATTAGCAACTGAGGAGCTCAAGAATGGGATGGAGGACGCAAGTGGGGGGTCAGATGCAATGGCAGTTGACCATTAG
- the LOC11441288 gene encoding pentatricopeptide repeat-containing protein At1g28690, mitochondrial, with product MKNGIIFRPFFFSRRFLSSLLSPHQPFSQNHDFIPPSTFFSNTLQHYINSQTPSHGQKIHSHILKTGFVPNTNISIKLLILYIKSHSLRYARQVFDDLHDRTLSAYNYMIGGYLKNGQVDESLDLFHQLSVSGEKPDGFTFSMILKASTNRVSNGMVGDLGRMVHAQILKFDVEKDDVLCTALIDSYVKNGRVGYGRTVFDVMSEKNVISSTSLISGYMNKGFFDDAEYIFRKTLDKDVVVFNAMIEGYSKVSEYAMRSLEVYIDMQRLNFRPNLSTFASIIGACSVLAAFEIGEQVQAQLMKTPFFAVIKLGSALIDMYSKCGRVIDAQRVFDHMLEKNVFSWTSMIDGYGKNGFPDEALELFKKMQIEYSITPNFVTFLSALTACAHAGLVERGWEIFQSMESEYKLKPRMEHYACMVDLLGRAGWLNQAWEFVTRMPERPNSDVWLALLSSCRIHGNIEMAKLAANELFKLNAYGRPGAYVALSNTLADAGKWDNVSELREVMKEKGISKDTACSWV from the coding sequence atgaagaatggAATAATATTCAGACCTTTCTTCTTCTCTCGTAGATTCCTTAGTTCCCTATTATCACCACATCAaccattttcacaaaaccatgATTTTATTCCTCCCTCCACCTTTTTCTCCAACACTCTTCAACACTACATTAATTCCCAAACCCCTTCCCACGGCCAAAAGATCCATTCCCACATTCTCAAAACTGGGTTTGTTCCAAACACAAACATTTCCATCAAACTCCTTATACTTTACATTAAATCTCATTCTTTAAGATATGCACGTCAAGTGTTTGATGATTTGCATGACAGAACTTTATCCGCTTATAATTATATGATTGGCGGGTATTTAAAAAATGGGCAAGTTGATGAGTCACTTGATTTATTTCATCAGCTTTCAGTGTCTGGTGAAAAGCCTGATGGGTTTACGTTTTCGATGATTTTAAAGGCGTCTACAAATAGGGTTAGTAATGGGATGGTTGGTGATCTTGGAAGAATGGTACATGCACAGATTCTTAAATTTGATGTTGAGAAAGATGATGTTCTTTGTACTGCGTTGATTGATtcttatgttaagaatgggagGGTTGGTTATGGAAGGACTGTGTTTGATGTGATGTCGGAGAAGAATGTAATATCTTCAACGTCACTTATTTCTGGTTATATGAATAAAGGCTTTTTTGATGATGCTGAATATATATTTCGGAAAACATTGGATAAGGATGTTGTGGTGTTTAATGCTATGATTGAAGGTTATAGCAAAGTATCTGAATATGCTATGAGATCTCTTGAAGTTTACATTGACATGCAACGGTTGAATTTTAGGCCGAATCTTTCCACATTTGCTAGCATAATTGGTGCTTGTTCTGTGCTTGCAGCATTTGAAATTGGGGAACAAGTTCAAGCTCAGCTTATGAAAACGCCTTTTTTTGCAGTCATAAAGTTAGGAAGTGCGCTTATAGATATGTATTCCAAATGTGGTAGAGTCATAGATGCTCAAAGAGTTTTTGACCACATGCTTGAGAAGAATGTTTTTTCATGGACGTCTATGATCGATGGATATGGGAAGAATGGATTCCCTGATGAAGCACTTGAGCTGTTTAAAAAGATGCAGATTGAATACAGCATCACACCCAATTTTGTGACGTTCCTTAGCGCTCTCACAGCTTGTGCGCATGCTGGACTTGTGGAAAGGGGTTGGGAGATCTTTCAGAGTATGGAGAGTGAATATAAACTGAAGCCGAGGATGGAGCATTATGCTTGCATGGTTGATCTATTAGGACGAGCCGGGTGGCTGAATCAGGCTTGGGAGTTTGTCACAAGGATGCCTGAGAGACCAAATTCGGACGTGTGGCTTGCTTTACTTAGTTCATGCAGAATCCATGGTAATATAGAGATGGCGAAATTAGCTGCAAATGAGCTTTTCAAGCTGAATGCTTATGGAAGACCGGGGGCATATGTTGCATTATCTAATACCTTGGCAGATGCTGGGAAATGGGACAATGTAAGTGAGCTTAGAGAAGTAATGAAGGAGAAAGGAATATCCAAGGACACTGCCTGTAGTTGGGTTTGA
- the LOC11438846 gene encoding signaling peptide TAXIMIN 1, with protein MCCCCGEDCKFRPLGFLLGLPFAFLSLIISLVGAVIWIVGLTLTCICPCCLCVTLIVEFALALIKAPIKVMEWFTSKIPC; from the exons ATGTGTTGCTGTTGTGGTGAAGATTGTAAATTCAGGCCTCTTGGATTTCTCCTAGGCTTGCCTTTTGCTTTCTTGTCtctcataatttctcttgtaGGTGCAGTTATTTGGATTGTTGG GTTGACTTTGACATGCATATGTCCATGCTGTCTTTGCGTGACCCTCATAGTTGAATTTGCTCTGGCTCTCATCAAGGCTCCAATTAAGGTTATGGAGTGGTTCACATCCAAGATTCCATGTTAG
- the LOC11441289 gene encoding probable galacturonosyltransferase 10, translating to MRRRATDFRRPVRRKVPDALWWALCCAVILLFIYILTRGTQIESRPPLSKRTYKNDRIMEGLNITEEMLSSDSVTRQLNDQISLAKAFVVIAKESNNLQFAWELSAQIRNSQILLSNAATRRSPLTTRESDSAIRDMALLLYQAQQLHYDSATMIMRFKAKIQALEEQMNSVSEKSSKYGQIAAEEVPKSLYCLGVRLTTEWFKNLNLQKKLKDKRQVEMKIKDKNLYHFCVFSDNIIATSVVINSTAKTSKNPNMIVFHLVTDEINYASMKAWFAMNDFRGVTVEVQKYEDFSWLNASYVPVLKQLQDSEIQSYYFSGNSDGGKTPIKFRNPKYLSMLNHLRFYIPEVFPALKKIVFLDDDVVVQKDLSDLFSIDLNGNVNGAVETCMETFHRYHKYLNYSHPLIRAHFDPDACGWAFGMNVFDLVEWRKKNVTGIYHYWQEKNVDRTLWKLGTLPPGLLTFYGLTEPLDPSWHVLGFGYTNVDPQLIERGAVLHFNGNSKPWLKIGIEKYKPLWEKHIDYSHTFLQQCNFH from the exons atgaggCGTAGAGCAACAGATTTTCGAAGGCCAGTACGGAGAAAGGTTCCTGATGCATTGTGGTGGGCATTATGCTGTGCAGTTATTCTTCTATTTATCTATATTCTTACAAGAGGGACTCAAATTGAGTCTAGACCACCTTTGTCCAAG AGAACTTACAAAAATGATAGGATTATGGAAGGCCTTAATATTACCGAAGAGATGTTAAGTTCCGACTCGGTGACCAGACAACTTAATGATCAGATATCCCTAGCTAAAGCTTTTGTTGTAATTGCAAAAGAAAGCAACAATCTCCAATTTGCTTGGGAACTAAGTGCTCAGATCCGCAATTCACAGATTCTTCTCTCAAATGCTGCCACTAGGCGTTCTCCTTTAACAACCAGAGAATCAGACAGTGCTATCCGAGATATGGCTTTATTGTTATACCAGGCTCAGCAGCTCCATTATGACAGTGCAACTATGATCATGAGATTCAAAGCAAAAATCCAAGCCCTTGAAGAACAGATGAATTCTGTAAGTGAAAAGAGTTCAAAATATGGACAAATAGCGGCTGAAGAAGTACCAAAAAGCTTATACTGTCTGGGTGTCCGGTTGACAACTGAATGGTTCAAAAACCTCAATTTGCAAAAGAAATTGAAGGACAAAAGGCAAGTGGAGATGAAGATTAAGGATAAAAATCTTTACCACTTTTGTGTGTTCTCTGATAACATCATTGCAACTTCAGTCGTGATTAATTCAACTGCAAAAACTTCTAAAAATCCCAATATGATTGTTTTTCACCTTGTCACTGATGAAATAAATTATGCTTCGATGAAGGCGTGGTTTGCCATGAATGACTTTCGTGGGGTGACTGTGGAAGTTCAGAAGTATGAAGACTTCTCATGGTTAAATGCTTCATATGTTCCTGTGCTTAAGCAACTTCAAGACTCAGAAATACAAAGCTACTACTTTTCCGGAAACAGTGATGGTGGAAAGACACCTATCAAGTTTCGTAACCCTAAATATCTGTCCATGCTTAACCACTTGAGGTTCTATATCCCTGAAGTTTTTCCTGCCCTGAAGAAGATTGTGTTCCTGGACGATGACGTCGTGGTTCAGAAGGATCTCTCTGATCTTTTTTCAATTGATTTGAATGGGAATGTTAATGGAGCTGTTGAGACATGCATGGAGACATTTCATAGATACCATAAATACTTGAACTATTCTCATCCTCTTATAAGAGCTCATTTTGATCCCGATGCATGCGGATGGGCATTTGGGATGAATGTATTTGATTTGGTTGAATGGAGGAAAAAGAATGTAACTGGCATCTACCACTATTGGCAGGAAAAGAATGTAGATCGGACATTGTGGAAACTCGGCACTTTGCCACCTGGATTGTTAACATTTTATGGACTAACAGAACCCTTGGATCCGTCATGGCATGTACTGGGTTTTGGCTACACAAACGTTGATCCTCAGTTGATAGAAAGAGGGGCTGTACTGCACTTCAATGGGAACTCCAAAC